Sequence from the Candidatus Paceibacterota bacterium genome:
GGAAAAGCTCTTCCACTTGTGCCGGCAGGAAGTGCTCAACGATATGGGACGCGACGGCGCCGTCGTGCGAGCCCGGTGCGGCCTGGCGCAGGAATTGGAAAAAATCACCCCTGACAAGCTCTAACCCTTTCGAGAGCGCCTCGTTGCATAGGTTCTGATCCAGTTCCACGCCGGTGGCGCCGATGCCTGCTTCCTTGAACAACTGCAGCAGGAAACCGTGACCACAGGCGATATCAAGCACCGCCCGGCAATTGTGGAAACAGTGAACGAACGGCAGGAAGCAGCGGCGCGCTGTTTCTCGAGCTCGTGCGTCAGGTATATGCATGCTGAATGGCCGGAGGCTAGAGGCTGGAGGCTGAAAGCTAAAGGCAGGAATTTCAGCCTCAGCCTTTAGCCCTTTTCCCAGCTCCCACTAATTCGGAATACAACCCGCAGACGCGCGCGGCGTATTGGGCGGGGTCGAATAGCGTCTGGGCGCGCTGCCGGCCTCGCGAGCCGTGCTCCAGCCGTTGTGGCTCGTGTTCCAGATAGAAAACAATGGCCTCGGCCAGCGGATCGGCTTGGCCCGGCGCCACCAGGCGGCCGGTTTCTCCGTCCTCCACAATCTCGGCCAGCCCGCCGACGCGGCTGGCGACCACGGGCAGCCCTGCGTACATCGCTTCCACCGCTGCGCGCCCTATGCCCTCAGTGAACGACGGTGCTACCAGGAGATCAAAGGCTTGAAGGCAGGATGCGCCGTTTTCGATAGGCCCCGCGAAAAAGAGGCTTCGCGCAATCCCGAACCGGCCCGCCTGCGCCTGTAACTGTCTCTTGAACTGCGCCTCGCCGTCGCCGATGAAAACAAACACGCAGCCTGGCACGCGCTGCAGCACGAGCGCTGCGGCCTCCACCAACACCTGCGGGCCTTTCCGCGCCGACAGGGTTCCAAGGAAGCCAACTTTTAGGCCAGCCTGGGGAGGAATGCGCAAAGTTGTCCAAGCATCGGCCTTGGACGGCAGAAACTGAGGGCAGGCGATGCCGTCATAGATCTGCCGCACCTTCGGCGACGCCGGAGCCTCAGCCTGCACGGCGCGTGAGATGGCAATGACTGCATCATTCTCAAGCACCCGATACTTTTCAACATGCGCGGCAGCGCTGACTTCCCGAAGCGTTACGCAAGAAGCAAGGCCCAGAGCTCGCCCCAGTCGGACCGACCAGGGCGCAACTCGGGAGGTATTCGCATGAATGAGGTCTACCTGTCGCTGCTGGCAAAGGTGGGTCAATCGACGCAGAAAACGGGGGCGCCAAAAGAAGTCCCTGGCTTTGCGATATTCCGGAAACCGGATCACTGCCGTGCTCAGGCCGCGTCGGATAAGTTGCGCGGTGAGGAACCCGTCACTACCAACAACGGTTTGCGGCGTCACACCCGGACGGCTGATGCGCAGCCCGTCGAAGAAGTCCAGGAGACTCAGTTGGGCGCCACCGATGCCCGCATGATCTTGTAAGTAAAGCACGTTCATGGCAGCGGGCATTACGCAGCCGTCAGGTTCTCGACAATACCGAAAGGAGCTGCGAGCTGTGGAACCGCATGGAGACACGCCGACCGGTAATTTCTTGGATGCGTCTGAGCTTGTGCTCGAGCTCCTCGCGCCGCAACGGCGGGAATTTCTGATAGCCGCGGTCCCGTTTGCCCAGGCGGCGTTGCCAGGCAACAGGATCGAGCGGCTGAAGCAAACGCCACAGGGCGTCTTTGAAGCGTTGTCTTCCAAGGACGGGTAGGACTCCCGTTACCTGCGTCGGTGCAATCTCATCAAGCACTCCATGGATAATACCTGCCAGCGTCTCAAACGAATCCTGCTGCGAACCGAAATTGTGGATCAGTGATTTGATGCGGCCGGCGTTTTCAGGCGCGACCGATGACCCGCTCGCGCCATCGGCAAGCAACTGACGCAGGGTTTGTTCGACCTGCGCTTCCGTTTCGCACCTGATTCCCACCAGGTTGGGCAGCACGATGTCAAACCGATCGTCCTTCACTGGCCGAAAATTGATAACGGGAGCCCCTGCCTGGTAAGCTTCAATGGCCGTGGTGCATCCATCATGAATCACGACTGCGCTGGCCAGCAGCCAAGGCTGAACGCCGCCTTCCCTCGTCACCGTTACCCGCGGGACGTACCGGAGCAGGGGCGTATAGAGATGGATGTTCTCCGCCGGGTGAGGACGC
This genomic interval carries:
- a CDS encoding glycosyltransferase family 4 protein — its product is MLYLQDHAGIGGAQLSLLDFFDGLRISRPGVTPQTVVGSDGFLTAQLIRRGLSTAVIRFPEYRKARDFFWRPRFLRRLTHLCQQRQVDLIHANTSRVAPWSVRLGRALGLASCVTLREVSAAAHVEKYRVLENDAVIAISRAVQAEAPASPKVRQIYDGIACPQFLPSKADAWTTLRIPPQAGLKVGFLGTLSARKGPQVLVEAAALVLQRVPGCVFVFIGDGEAQFKRQLQAQAGRFGIARSLFFAGPIENGASCLQAFDLLVAPSFTEGIGRAAVEAMYAGLPVVASRVGGLAEIVEDGETGRLVAPGQADPLAEAIVFYLEHEPQRLEHGSRGRQRAQTLFDPAQYAARVCGLYSELVGAGKRAKG